Proteins from a genomic interval of Clostridium sp. M62/1:
- a CDS encoding MerR family transcriptional regulator, with the protein MLYTIGEMAKKMNLSPSTLRYYDKEGLLPFVERSGGGIRMFKDSDLEWLSIIECLKKSGMVIKDIKKFIDWCMEGDSTIEQRLNLIDRQRELVLAQIAQMQETLSVLDYKHWYYETAKKAGTCAVHQNMGLQDIPEEFLCVKENMSRS; encoded by the coding sequence ATGTTATATACGATTGGAGAAATGGCAAAAAAAATGAACCTGTCACCATCCACGCTGCGGTATTACGACAAAGAAGGGCTTTTGCCATTTGTGGAGCGTTCCGGCGGCGGTATCCGAATGTTCAAGGATTCTGATTTGGAGTGGCTTTCCATTATTGAATGTCTCAAAAAATCCGGCATGGTGATCAAAGATATTAAAAAGTTTATTGACTGGTGCATGGAGGGAGATTCCACCATAGAACAGCGTTTGAATTTAATCGACAGGCAAAGAGAACTTGTTCTCGCACAAATCGCACAGATGCAGGAAACTCTTTCTGTTTTGGATTATAAGCACTGGTATTATGAAACTGCGAAAAAAGCCGGAACCTGTGCGGTACATCAAAATATGGGCCTACAGGATATTCCAGAAGAATTTCTCTGTGTGAAAGAAAATATGAGTAGGTCTTAG
- a CDS encoding CD1845 family protein, which yields MKAIGFMLKLLLKILVAPVILALTLFVWLCAGLVYLSGLVLGLISTFFAFCGVFMLIVGPRQNGIIALILAFLISPFGLPMAAIWLLGKVQDLKFAIQDRVYG from the coding sequence ATGAAGGCAATCGGGTTTATGCTGAAATTGCTGTTGAAGATTTTGGTGGCTCCGGTAATTCTGGCACTGACTTTATTTGTTTGGCTCTGTGCGGGGCTGGTGTATCTCTCCGGCTTGGTGCTGGGGCTTATCAGCACCTTCTTCGCCTTTTGTGGAGTGTTTATGTTGATTGTTGGTCCTCGTCAAAATGGGATCATCGCTCTGATATTAGCTTTTCTGATTTCTCCCTTTGGCTTGCCGATGGCTGCCATCTGGCTGCTGGGCAAGGTGCAGGACTTGAAATTTGCCATTCAAGATAGGGTGTATGGATAA
- a CDS encoding helix-turn-helix domain-containing protein, producing MKLNEAVSKRLLELLDERNMTQYQLYMKSGVPKSTIGNVINCSYDSVKLRIIHEMCQGMGIGIDTFFASPLFQEDNLEP from the coding sequence ATGAAGCTAAACGAGGCGGTAAGCAAACGCCTTTTAGAATTACTGGATGAAAGAAATATGACACAGTATCAGCTGTATATGAAAAGCGGCGTTCCCAAATCTACTATCGGAAATGTCATCAACTGCTCGTATGATTCTGTTAAACTCCGAATCATTCACGAGATGTGCCAAGGAATGGGGATTGGGATAGATACCTTTTTTGCATCGCCGCTTTTTCAGGAAGATAATCTGGAACCATAA
- a CDS encoding cupin domain-containing protein yields MDEKNISVFPTGEKNEAFGKYFIGQSYLNMLTTEGVAIGNVTFEPGCRNNWHIHHAKSGGGQILLCTAGRGYYQEWGQPARELHPGDVVVIPAEVKHWHGAASDSWFAHLAVEVPGTECKNEWCEPVSDVEYETLK; encoded by the coding sequence ATGGACGAAAAAAATATCAGCGTTTTTCCCACGGGAGAGAAAAACGAAGCGTTTGGTAAATATTTTATAGGGCAGAGTTATCTGAATATGCTGACTACGGAAGGCGTGGCAATCGGAAATGTGACCTTTGAGCCGGGCTGCCGGAACAACTGGCATATCCACCATGCAAAAAGCGGCGGCGGGCAGATCCTTCTTTGCACCGCAGGCCGGGGATATTATCAGGAATGGGGGCAGCCTGCAAGAGAGCTGCATCCCGGAGATGTGGTGGTCATTCCTGCCGAAGTCAAGCATTGGCATGGTGCAGCCTCGGACTCCTGGTTTGCACATCTGGCAGTGGAGGTTCCGGGAACTGAGTGCAAAAATGAATGGTGTGAACCAGTTTCCGACGTAGAGTATGAAACGTTGAAATAA
- a CDS encoding aldo/keto reductase — MVKEEMYVLSNGLSIPKLGFGTWFIEDANAAQAVRDAVGAGYRHIDTAQAYGNERGVGEGVNTCGLSRQEIFVTTKLAAEIKTYEEAVEAIDASLEKMGLDYIDLMLIHSPQPWTQFREDVRSFDEGNRQAWKAMEDAYHAGKLKAIGVSNFEKEDLENLLSTCTVKPMVNQLLVHISNTPAELIAYNQANEILVEAYSPIGHGEVLKNPKIQAMAEKYGVSAARLCIRYTLQLGLLPLPKTEKKDHMADNADVDFVISEEDMQILTNIEQIKDYGEFGVFPVYGGKL; from the coding sequence ATGGTAAAAGAAGAAATGTATGTGCTGTCCAACGGTCTGTCTATTCCCAAGCTGGGGTTTGGCACATGGTTTATAGAGGATGCCAATGCTGCACAGGCGGTCCGGGATGCGGTAGGTGCAGGGTATCGCCATATTGATACTGCACAAGCGTATGGAAATGAGCGCGGTGTCGGAGAAGGGGTTAACACCTGCGGCCTGTCGCGTCAGGAAATTTTTGTGACCACCAAGCTGGCGGCGGAGATCAAAACCTATGAGGAGGCAGTTGAAGCGATTGATGCTTCTCTGGAGAAGATGGGACTGGATTATATCGACCTGATGCTGATTCACAGCCCTCAGCCCTGGACACAGTTTCGGGAAGATGTCCGCAGCTTTGACGAGGGCAACCGGCAGGCATGGAAAGCGATGGAGGACGCCTATCATGCGGGAAAATTAAAAGCTATTGGCGTATCTAATTTTGAAAAAGAGGATCTGGAAAACCTCCTTTCCACCTGCACGGTAAAGCCGATGGTCAATCAACTTCTGGTTCATATCAGCAACACCCCGGCAGAGCTGATCGCCTACAATCAGGCAAATGAAATTTTGGTCGAAGCCTACTCCCCCATCGGACACGGCGAAGTGCTGAAGAATCCCAAAATTCAGGCAATGGCAGAAAAATATGGTGTGTCTGCCGCAAGGCTCTGTATCCGTTATACTCTTCAACTTGGGCTACTTCCCCTGCCAAAGACAGAAAAGAAAGATCACATGGCAGATAATGCAGATGTGGATTTTGTGATCTCTGAAGAAGATATGCAGATATTGACGAACATAGAGCAGATCAAAGACTACGGAGAGTTTGGTGTATTCCCTGTTTATGGCGGTAAACTGTAA
- a CDS encoding SDR family oxidoreductase: MKKEVMLLTGAGQIGMAIARRIGYGMKIIAGDKKIENAENIANTMNQAGYDVEAMEMDLSNRESILNMIGKAQQYGEIKMMVNAAGVSPSQAPIEAILRVDLYGTAVLLEEVGKVIAPGGAGVTISSQSGKRMPQLTVEQDRLLACTPTEELLALDILQPEKIKDTLHAYQMAKRCNEKRVMAEAVKWGERGARLNSISPGIIVTPLALDELNGPRGDFYKNMFAKCPAGRPGTADEVANVAELLMSNKGAFITGADFMCDGGATASYYYGPLQPTV; encoded by the coding sequence ATGAAAAAAGAAGTAATGCTTTTAACTGGAGCCGGTCAAATTGGCATGGCGATTGCCAGGCGGATCGGATATGGAATGAAAATCATCGCTGGCGATAAAAAGATAGAAAATGCTGAAAATATTGCGAATACTATGAATCAGGCTGGCTACGATGTAGAAGCAATGGAAATGGATTTGTCTAACAGAGAATCTATCCTGAATATGATTGGAAAAGCACAACAGTATGGCGAGATCAAGATGATGGTCAATGCGGCGGGAGTATCCCCAAGCCAAGCCCCGATTGAAGCGATTTTGAGGGTGGATTTGTATGGAACAGCCGTGTTGCTAGAAGAAGTAGGAAAGGTAATCGCACCGGGCGGTGCGGGCGTAACAATCTCCAGCCAGTCAGGAAAACGGATGCCTCAGTTGACTGTTGAGCAGGATCGACTATTGGCCTGTACGCCCACGGAGGAGCTTTTAGCGTTAGATATACTTCAACCGGAGAAAATCAAAGACACGCTCCATGCCTATCAAATGGCAAAACGGTGTAACGAAAAGCGTGTGATGGCAGAGGCAGTAAAATGGGGAGAACGAGGTGCAAGACTAAATTCCATTTCTCCCGGTATTATCGTGACACCTCTTGCACTGGATGAATTGAATGGTCCGCGCGGTGATTTTTATAAAAATATGTTTGCAAAATGTCCGGCAGGCCGTCCCGGAACAGCGGATGAAGTTGCCAATGTAGCGGAACTTTTGATGAGTAATAAGGGAGCCTTTATCACTGGGGCAGACTTTATGTGTGACGGAGGCGCTACTGCAAGCTATTATTACGGACCATTACAACCGACGGTCTGA
- a CDS encoding nucleotidyl transferase AbiEii/AbiGii toxin family protein — MIKTARQLKDLIRNLSKKKSADAQLLMRNYMMERFLERISLSEYRDKFILKGGMLVAAMVGLDARSTMDLDATVKGANVNVEDIENLISAIVSVPLDDGVKFQLKSISEIMDEAEYPGIRVNMTTTFDGVVTPLKIDISTGDAITPREVRYSFKLMLEDRSIDIWAYNLETVLAEKLETIITRTTTNTRMRDFYDIYILEQLHGNTLDPQILHDALRATAHKRGTEQHLAEAAEVFEEVENSPVMQKLWESYRKKFSYAADLEWNIIMGAVRSLYALSE; from the coding sequence ATGATAAAAACAGCAAGGCAGCTAAAAGATTTGATTCGCAATCTCTCAAAGAAAAAATCAGCGGATGCCCAGCTCTTGATGCGAAACTATATGATGGAGCGTTTTCTGGAACGCATCTCCCTTTCTGAATATCGTGACAAATTTATTCTGAAAGGTGGTATGCTGGTAGCGGCTATGGTTGGTCTGGATGCCCGTTCCACGATGGACTTGGACGCTACTGTAAAAGGAGCCAACGTCAATGTGGAGGACATAGAGAATCTGATTTCCGCTATTGTGAGTGTCCCGCTTGACGATGGCGTAAAATTCCAGCTGAAAAGCATTTCAGAGATTATGGATGAGGCGGAATATCCGGGTATTCGCGTGAATATGACCACAACATTTGACGGTGTGGTAACACCTTTGAAGATCGACATTTCCACAGGAGATGCCATTACCCCCAGGGAGGTCCGATACTCTTTCAAGCTGATGCTGGAAGATCGCTCCATTGATATTTGGGCGTACAATCTGGAAACGGTTCTGGCCGAAAAGCTGGAAACGATCATTACCAGAACCACCACCAACACCCGCATGAGAGACTTCTATGACATTTATATTCTGGAACAGCTGCATGGGAACACATTGGACCCACAGATTCTCCATGATGCGCTGCGGGCCACTGCCCACAAACGCGGGACAGAACAACATCTTGCAGAAGCTGCCGAAGTTTTTGAAGAAGTGGAAAATAGTCCGGTGATGCAGAAACTTTGGGAATCGTACCGTAAAAAATTTTCCTATGCGGCAGATTTGGAGTGGAACATCATCATGGGGGCGGTCCGCAGTTTATATGCGCTCAGTGAATAG
- a CDS encoding carboxymuconolactone decarboxylase family protein produces the protein MAVKQIAGRDALGEFAPKFAELNDDVLFGEVWSREQQLSLRDRSIVTVVSLMAQGLVDSSFRYHLETAKKNGVTKEEMAEILTHAAFYAGWPKAWAAFRMAKEVYANEEKLGR, from the coding sequence ATGGCAGTAAAACAAATCGCAGGCAGGGATGCGCTTGGAGAATTTGCCCCCAAATTTGCGGAACTCAACGATGATGTGCTGTTCGGAGAAGTGTGGAGCCGGGAACAGCAGCTTTCCTTGCGGGATCGCAGTATTGTTACAGTAGTATCCCTGATGGCACAAGGGTTGGTGGACAGTTCTTTTCGATACCATCTGGAAACGGCAAAGAAAAACGGTGTTACCAAAGAGGAAATGGCGGAAATTTTAACCCATGCGGCTTTCTATGCCGGTTGGCCCAAAGCATGGGCGGCATTTCGTATGGCAAAGGAAGTTTACGCAAATGAGGAAAAGTTGGGAAGGTGA
- a CDS encoding type IV toxin-antitoxin system AbiEi family antitoxin domain-containing protein: MGQFEQLDQLLEIQDGMLRTAQVVSAGISKPVFYDYVRSRKLDRVAHGIYLSRDAWVDAMYLLHIRVEQAVFSHDTALFFHDLTDREPMEYTVTVKTGYNPTKLKAEGVQVFTIKAELHEVGLTTAQTPFGHTVPVYDMERTICDLLRSRNSMEMQTFQGALKMYARRKDKDLRTLMRYAGMFRVEKLLRQYLEVLL, translated from the coding sequence GTGGGACAATTTGAACAGCTGGATCAGTTGCTGGAAATACAGGATGGAATGCTGCGAACAGCTCAAGTAGTATCTGCTGGTATTTCCAAGCCTGTTTTTTATGATTATGTGCGTTCACGGAAATTGGATCGAGTTGCACATGGAATTTATCTTTCCAGGGATGCTTGGGTAGATGCCATGTATTTACTTCATATACGAGTTGAACAGGCAGTGTTTTCCCATGATACGGCCTTGTTTTTTCATGATTTGACAGATCGTGAACCAATGGAATATACCGTTACCGTTAAAACAGGCTACAATCCTACGAAACTAAAAGCTGAAGGTGTGCAGGTGTTTACCATTAAAGCAGAATTGCATGAGGTGGGTCTGACAACGGCTCAAACACCTTTTGGACATACGGTTCCTGTCTATGATATGGAGCGCACCATCTGCGATCTGCTCCGCAGCCGGAACAGCATGGAGATGCAGACTTTTCAAGGTGCGTTAAAGATGTATGCCAGAAGAAAAGATAAAGACCTGCGGACTTTGATGCGGTATGCCGGTATGTTCCGGGTAGAAAAACTGTTGCGGCAGTATTTGGAGGTGCTTTTATGA
- a CDS encoding relaxase/mobilization nuclease domain-containing protein has product MATTRIMPLHTGKGRTESQAVSDIIDYVANPQKTDNGKWITGYGCDSRTADAEFLLAKRQYLAATGRVRGADDVIAYHVRQSFKPGEITPEEANRLGMEFAKRFTKGNHAFVVCTHTDKSHIHNHIIWSAVNTDCDRKFRNFWGSTKAVRRLSDTLCIENGLSIVEDPKPHGKSYNKWLGEQAKPSHREQLRVMIDRALEQKPADFDALLKLLSEMGCEVSRRGKAIRLKAPGWKNVVRMDDKLGAGYSEAEIRAVLAGEKQHTPRKKSAVQPEPPKVNLLVDIQAKLQAGKGAGYTRWAKVFNLKQMAQTVNFLTEHQLLDYGELAEKAAAATAHHNELSAQIKAAEKRMAEIAVLRTHIVNYAKTREIYVAYRKAGYSRKFRDEHEEEILLHQAAKNAFDEMGVMKLPKVKDLQAEYAKLLEEKKKTYAEYRRSREEMRELLTAKANVDRLLKMDEEQKKEQEKDHDQR; this is encoded by the coding sequence ATGGCAACCACACGCATCATGCCACTGCATACTGGCAAGGGCCGCACCGAGAGCCAAGCGGTCAGCGACATTATCGACTATGTGGCAAATCCGCAAAAGACCGACAACGGAAAATGGATTACCGGCTATGGCTGTGACAGCCGGACCGCCGATGCCGAGTTCCTGTTGGCAAAGCGGCAGTACCTAGCCGCTACCGGGCGGGTGCGCGGTGCGGACGATGTGATCGCCTACCATGTGCGCCAGTCCTTCAAGCCCGGTGAGATCACGCCGGAGGAAGCCAACCGCCTGGGCATGGAATTTGCCAAACGGTTTACCAAGGGCAACCACGCCTTTGTAGTCTGTACCCACACAGACAAATCGCACATCCATAATCACATCATCTGGTCGGCGGTCAATACAGATTGTGACCGGAAGTTCCGCAACTTTTGGGGCAGCACGAAAGCCGTCCGGCGCTTGAGCGACACCCTCTGCATTGAGAACGGGCTGTCCATTGTGGAGGACCCCAAGCCCCACGGAAAAAGCTACAACAAGTGGCTGGGCGAACAGGCCAAGCCCTCCCATCGGGAGCAGCTGCGGGTGATGATTGACCGGGCGCTGGAGCAAAAACCCGCAGACTTTGACGCGCTGCTAAAGCTGCTTTCGGAAATGGGCTGTGAGGTATCCCGGCGCGGGAAGGCCATCCGGCTCAAAGCGCCCGGCTGGAAGAATGTAGTCCGCATGGATGACAAGCTGGGGGCCGGGTACAGTGAAGCGGAAATTCGTGCGGTGCTGGCCGGAGAAAAACAGCATACGCCCCGTAAAAAATCCGCCGTGCAGCCGGAGCCTCCCAAGGTCAATCTGCTGGTTGACATTCAGGCAAAATTACAGGCTGGGAAAGGCGCTGGGTACACACGCTGGGCCAAGGTTTTTAACCTGAAGCAAATGGCGCAGACCGTAAACTTTCTCACCGAACATCAGCTGCTGGACTATGGGGAGCTGGCAGAAAAAGCGGCGGCAGCCACCGCCCACCACAACGAGTTGTCGGCACAGATCAAGGCGGCGGAGAAGCGCATGGCGGAGATCGCCGTCCTGCGGACCCATATCGTCAACTATGCCAAGACCCGCGAGATTTATGTCGCCTACCGAAAGGCCGGTTATTCCCGGAAATTCCGGGATGAGCATGAGGAAGAAATCCTGCTTCATCAGGCGGCAAAAAACGCCTTTGACGAGATGGGTGTGATGAAGCTGCCCAAGGTCAAGGACCTGCAAGCCGAGTATGCCAAACTGCTGGAGGAAAAGAAGAAAACCTACGCCGAGTACCGGCGCTCCCGCGAGGAAATGCGGGAACTTTTGACCGCCAAGGCCAATGTAGACCGGTTGCTGAAAATGGACGAGGAGCAGAAAAAAGAACAGGAAAAAGACCATGACCAGCGGTGA
- a CDS encoding plasmid mobilization protein has translation MSSPRRKRDVPVLFWVSAAEMDAIQKKMAQFGTKNLSAYLRKMAVDGYVVQLDLPELKELVSLMRYSSNNLNQLTRKVHETGRVYDADLEDISQRQEQLWEGVKEILAQLSKLS, from the coding sequence ATGAGCAGCCCCAGGCGCAAGCGGGATGTACCGGTCCTGTTTTGGGTTTCCGCTGCGGAGATGGATGCGATCCAGAAGAAAATGGCGCAGTTTGGGACAAAAAACCTGAGCGCCTATCTGCGGAAAATGGCTGTGGACGGCTATGTGGTGCAGCTGGATTTGCCGGAACTGAAAGAACTGGTGTCTCTCATGCGCTATTCCAGCAATAACCTAAACCAGCTGACCCGCAAGGTGCATGAAACCGGACGGGTTTACGATGCCGACCTGGAGGATATATCCCAGCGGCAGGAACAGCTATGGGAGGGGGTTAAGGAGATACTGGCCCAGCTCTCTAAACTGTCATAA
- a CDS encoding DUF3849 domain-containing protein, whose translation MNPNDLNTALHEKMAAEQDQYRDWLKSQPPAEVLDHAYEYTVREDIVMAMEELELSDAQAQALLDSPTPLADVYRYFEKLETGYMDVIRDSIENRADDVCRAQEELRTAPLYPHSAAYASEHGEMAQYNRSYQANSACKEAIEQAISAHYAENRLDTEAAVKDVLEKFGTERVQFILANTIQHKNHDGRISQDNKAWAKTIPMPEDSGASRHCAYLVVDGVNPGLTDLFTRQARKTMQEQQKSSVLQKLRQESPARKPAVPKKREPER comes from the coding sequence ATGAACCCCAACGATCTGAATACGGCCCTCCATGAGAAGATGGCCGCTGAACAGGACCAATACCGGGACTGGCTGAAAAGCCAGCCTCCGGCAGAGGTTCTGGACCACGCCTATGAGTACACCGTCCGGGAGGACATTGTGATGGCGATGGAGGAACTGGAACTGAGCGACGCCCAGGCCCAGGCGCTTTTGGATTCCCCCACGCCGCTGGCGGATGTGTACCGCTATTTTGAAAAACTGGAAACCGGCTACATGGATGTGATCCGGGACAGCATTGAGAACCGTGCCGATGATGTGTGCAGGGCGCAGGAAGAATTACGAACTGCCCCTCTCTATCCCCATTCTGCCGCCTATGCGTCCGAGCATGGAGAGATGGCACAGTATAACCGTTCTTATCAGGCAAACAGCGCCTGCAAAGAAGCCATTGAACAGGCTATCAGCGCTCACTATGCAGAGAACCGGCTGGATACGGAGGCGGCGGTCAAAGATGTGCTGGAAAAGTTCGGGACGGAACGGGTACAGTTTATTCTTGCCAACACCATCCAGCACAAGAACCATGACGGGCGTATCTCTCAGGACAATAAAGCCTGGGCGAAAACCATTCCCATGCCGGAGGACAGCGGCGCTTCCCGCCACTGTGCCTATCTGGTTGTGGATGGGGTCAATCCCGGTCTGACCGATCTGTTTACCAGGCAGGCCAGAAAAACCATGCAGGAACAGCAGAAAAGCTCTGTCCTGCAAAAGCTCAGGCAGGAATCGCCTGCCCGCAAGCCTGCCGTCCCGAAGAAACGGGAGCCGGAGCGATGA
- a CDS encoding dihydrofolate reductase family protein, with amino-acid sequence MNRPYIFCHMMTSLDGKIMGNYMDTPEGEAAGEVFYNIAFGKNPYYKHQGWLSGRVTTDDNFTFYEKPEIRENETDVPDGDFVAEPGAGMYYVSVDPSGKLGWKSSVLTYQDTTAHVLEVLTEKASTAYRAFLRRLGISYIIAGAEDLDYEIAMRKLKELFGIETLMLGGGGVLNWSFMQAGMCDEVSIVMTAAADGSSETPALFETRGGLASDSPVRFQLEHLEIKEGSSVWLRYKVKMEK; translated from the coding sequence ATGAACAGACCTTATATTTTCTGTCACATGATGACCTCTCTGGATGGGAAAATCATGGGCAATTATATGGATACCCCGGAGGGGGAAGCGGCAGGAGAAGTATTTTACAACATTGCCTTCGGAAAAAATCCGTACTATAAACATCAGGGGTGGCTTTCAGGCCGTGTTACCACAGATGATAATTTTACATTTTATGAAAAGCCGGAGATTAGAGAAAACGAAACGGATGTACCGGATGGAGATTTTGTGGCAGAACCGGGTGCGGGAATGTACTATGTTTCTGTTGATCCGTCTGGAAAGCTGGGTTGGAAAAGCAGTGTTCTGACCTATCAGGATACCACCGCCCATGTACTGGAGGTCCTAACAGAAAAGGCCAGCACCGCTTATCGGGCATTTCTGCGCAGGCTTGGCATCTCTTACATCATTGCAGGAGCAGAGGATTTGGACTATGAGATTGCAATGAGAAAGCTGAAAGAGCTGTTCGGCATCGAAACGCTGATGCTGGGTGGCGGAGGTGTCCTGAACTGGTCCTTTATGCAGGCGGGAATGTGTGACGAGGTGAGCATTGTGATGACTGCGGCGGCAGACGGCTCTTCCGAAACGCCTGCACTGTTTGAAACGCGGGGAGGTCTGGCATCGGATTCCCCGGTACGGTTCCAGCTGGAACATCTGGAAATAAAAGAAGGCAGCAGTGTATGGCTGCGTTACAAAGTAAAAATGGAAAAATAA